Sequence from the Microbacterium dextranolyticum genome:
GTGCAGCACGCCCTCGCGCTCCCGCGCGATCGATCCGAGGGTACGGTGCACGCCCGGGCACCGACCGCACATCTCGGTGCTGAACTGCAGCAGAGTGGCACGTTCGCCGAGCGTGTCCGCGCCGAAGCGCTGCGGATCGACCACCTCGCCCGGGTCGACGTGGCGCGGTCGGCTCTGACGCCAGCGCACCACGACGCCGACGCCGACCGTCGCCGCGAGCAGCGCGGCGAGAAGCAGAATGGCGTCGGACAGGTTCACAGCCTTCGATTCTAACGTGCCTTGCCGGGGAGGCGGCGTGGCTTCGGACGCAGGGTGTCGCCGAGCATCGGGAGTGCGGCTCCCGGTCGCCGACGCCCGCCCTCGAACAATGTGGCGCGGGTAGCATGACAGCGTGAGCGCGCCGGCATCCGTCCCCACCCCGTATGAAGACCTCCTTCGCGAGGTGCTCGCCGACGGCGCGCACAAGGACGACCGTACGGGAACCGGCACGACGAGCGTGTTCGGCCGTCAGATCCGCTTCGATCTGTCGCAGGGGTTCCCGCTCGTCACGACCAAGCGCGTGCACCTCAAATCGATCGTGTACGAACTGCTGTGGTTCCTGCGTGGAGACTCCAACGTCGGCTGGCTGCAGAGCAACGGCGTGACGATCTGGGACGAATGGGCGGACGCGACGGGCGACCTCGGTCCGGTCTACGGCGTGCAGTGGCGCTCGTGGCCGACGCCGTCGGGTGAGCAGATCGATCAGATCTCCGAGGTGATCGACCAGATCCGCACCAACCCCGACTCCCGACGGCTGATCGTGTCGG
This genomic interval carries:
- a CDS encoding TlpA family protein disulfide reductase yields the protein MNLSDAILLLAALLAATVGVGVVVRWRQSRPRHVDPGEVVDPQRFGADTLGERATLLQFSTEMCGRCPGVHRTLGSIAREREGVLHLDVDLTHRPDIAKHFHVLQTPTTLILDRNGVVQTRFGGTPSRTALELELSRVTAEDARV
- a CDS encoding thymidylate synthase, whose product is MSAPASVPTPYEDLLREVLADGAHKDDRTGTGTTSVFGRQIRFDLSQGFPLVTTKRVHLKSIVYELLWFLRGDSNVGWLQSNGVTIWDEWADATGDLGPVYGVQWRSWPTPSGEQIDQISEVIDQIRTNPDSRRLIVSAWNPADIPDMALAPCHALFQFYVADGKLSCQLYQRSADMFLGVPFNIASYALLTLMVAQQTGLEPGDFVWTGGDCHVYDNHVEQVREQLSREPYPYPRLSFARKPDSIFDYTYEDIVLEDYQHHPAIRAAVAV